The Gammaproteobacteria bacterium genome includes the window GCCCGCGGCGAATCATTTCCTGTGCCTGCTGCTCGTCGATGATCTGGGAAAACTCGCCCACGTCGGCCCCGGCGATAAAGGCGCCGTTTTTGCCCGAGGCGAACACCAGCCCGTGCGGCGGGTTCTGGTGCAGGTCGTCCAGAATGCCGTCCAGCTCCTCCAGGACGGCATGGGAAAGCACGTTCGCGCCGCCGGGCACATTGAGGGTGAGCCAACACATACCATGCTCGTCTGTCTCCCGCTGCCAGTTGTGAACGGTTTCGTTCATGCGCCGGCCACCTCCGGATTTTCGATCAGCAGGGCGCCGCCCTGACCGCCGCCGATGCAGAGCGTGGATATGCCGTAGCGGGCCTTTTCGCGGCGCAGGATATGGAGCAGTCTGAGGGTGATGCGAGTCCCGCTGGCGCCTACCGGGTGTCCGGCCCCGATGGCGCCACCGTCCACGTTGAGATGCTCACGTGGATATTCGCCCAGCGGTTTGTTCAGACCGAGTTCGTCCCGACAGTAATCCGCGTCCTGCCAGGCATGCAGACAGGCCAGCACCTGTGCGGCAAACGCCTCGTTGAGCTCCATGTAATCGACCTTGTCCAGGGTCAGGCGGTTGCGCTTCACCAACGGCGCGACGGCATGCACCGGTCCCAGCCCCATCTGGGCCGGACTCACACCCGCCCAGTGGCTGTCCACGACGCGCGCCAGCACCGGCAGGTCGTATTGCTTCACCGCCTTTTCGCTTGCCAGGATTACCCAGGCGGCGCCGTCGGTGATCTGCGAACTGTTGCCGGCCGTCACCTTGCCGAACTTGCGGTCGAAGACCGGCCTGAGCTTGGCCAGCTTTTCCGGCGTCGAGTCCTCGCGCACGCCGTCGTCATGCAGATACGCCTTGCCGCGGATATCGTAAAGCGGCTCGATTTCATGCAGGCGTCCTTCTTCACGGGCGCGCAGCAGGCGTTGATGCGACTCGGCGGCGTAGGCGTCCATGGCCTCGCGCGAGATGCCGAAGCGGTAGGCCAGCACTTCGGCCGTTTGCCCCATGTTGAGGCCGACCACCGGATCGGTGAGTCCTTTGAGCAATCCGACCACCACCGCGAGATGTTTGGGCCGCAGCTGCGCGAGAGCGCGCATGCGGGCGGGCAGAGTCCTGGCGCGCTGCCATTCGGCCAGCCAGGCGACCATGGTCTCGTTGAGCAGTATGGGGGCGTGGCTCATCGACTCCACACCGCCGGCCAGCACCAGGTCCGAATGGCCGTGCCGGATATTGCGGTACGCGGAATCGATGGACTGCAGCCCGGACGCGCAGTTGCGCTGCACGGTCCAGGCGGGTACGCGGTCGCCGCATCCCAGGCGCAGCGCCACCACGCGGCCGATGTTCGCCTCCGCCGGTCCCGGCATGACACAGCCCAGAATCACCTCGTCGAAGGCCTCCGGCTCGAACGGCTGGCGCAGCAGCAGCGGCCGCGCCGCGGTAATGGCGAGATCGGCTGCATGAAACGGACCGGGCGCGCCCCGCGCCTTGAGAAACGGCGTGCGGCTGCCGTCGACGATGAATACCGGGCGGTTGGTCTTACTGGTCGGCATGTCGGCCTCCCTGAAGGTACTCCGGGGTGAATTCGTCCACGCGGATGGCCTCGCGCATGCTGGCGTCGGCCTCGCGCAGACACTGCGCCTCGTCGGCATCGAGCACGCCGGCGGCCAGGGCGGCCTCCACCGGATCGTCGAGCTCGCCGACCGCGAGGACGCCCTCGCGCAAGGCTTGCCTGAGCTTGTACTCGGCCGGTTCGGCCGCGATTGCGCAGTTGAACGCGTATTCGATGCGTCCCGTACGGTCGGTCGGGTCATCGGTGATGTAGACGCCCTGCGTCAGGCGATCGCGCGTATCGGACGGTTCGAGCAGCAACGCCGCACAGGCGTGAATCAGCCTGTCGTCGGGCGGGGCATAGGGTTTGCCGAAGGGGAAGGTGACCGCGCGCAGCAGCCGGGCCAGCCAGCGCGAGGGCAGATTCCAGTACACCGCCAGCAGCGATTGCTGGGCGCGATGAATGGTCATGCGGAACGCGCAGTCCAGCAACGGGAGGTCCGCCGCGGGTTCACCTTCCTCTTCGAAGTGCTTGAGCAGCGCGGAGCCCAGATACAGGTTGGCAAGCACGTCGGCGAAACGTCCGGAAAGCCGCTCCTTGCGCTTCAGCGCGCCGCCCAGCGTCATCATGGCCAGATCGGCCGCCAACGCAAAACCCGCGCTGAGACGGGACAGCCGGCGATAGTATCTGCGTGTGACGCGCGTGCCCGGCACGCGCATCAGGCTGGCGTTGGTCAGTCCCAGCCAGGCGGTACGCACGATGTTGCTGATGAAAAAGCCGATGTGCCCGAACAGGGCGCGATCGAATTTGATCAGCGCCGCCTTGCGGTCGCTCATCTGTGCCGCGCTGATTTCGTCGAACAGATAGGGATGGCAACGTATGGCGCCCTGTCCGAAGATGATCAGGGTGCGGGTGAGGATATTGGCACCCTCGACGGTAATGCTGATGGGCAGGGTCTGATACACGCGCCCCAGGTAGTTGCTCGGCCCCAGGCAGATGCCCGAACCTCCGTGAATGTCCATGGCGTCGTTGACGATCCGGCGCATGCGCTCGGTGAGCTGATACTTGAGAATGGCGGAAATCACCGCCGGGTTCTCGCCTTGGTCCAGCGCGGCGCAGGTCAGGCGGCGGCCGGCTTCCATGATGTAGGCATTGGCGGCGATCTCGGCCAACGGTTCCTCGATACCCTCGAAGCGCCCGATGGGCAGCTTGAATTGCCGGCGCACCCGGGCGTAGGCGCCCGTGGTGCGGCTGACCGACTTGCCGGAACCGGTGCTGAGCGCCGGCAGGGAAATGCCGCGGCCTTCCGCCAGGCACTCCACCAGCATGCGCCAGCCGTGCCCGATCATGGCCGCACCACCGATCACCCAATCCATGGGGATGAACACGTCACGGCCGCGGTTGGGTCCGTTCTGAAAGGCGCTGTTCATCGGGAAGTGGCGGTTGCCGATTTCCACGCCGGGCGTATCGGTCGGAATCAACGCCAGGGTGATGCCGAGGGCGGTCTGCTCGCCGAGCAGATGCTCCGGGTCGTACAGCTTGAAGGCCAGCCCCAGCAGCACGGTGGCCACCGGCCCCAGGGTGATATAGCGCTTTTCCCAGTTGAGCCGGATGCCGAGCACGTCCTTGCGCCCCTCGAATTCGCCGCGGCACACGATGCCGGTATCGGGTATCGCCCCCGCGTCGCTGCCCGCCAGCGGCCCGGTCAGGGCAAAGCAGGGGATTTCCTCGCCGGTGGCGAGACGCGGCAGGTAATGGTCGCGCTGCGACTGGGTGCCGTAACGCAGCAGCAGCTGGGCGGGACCGAGCGAGTTGGGCACCATGACGGTGACCGCCGCCGTCACGCTGCGGCTGGCGAGTTTCATCACCACTTCGGAATGCGCCAGCGCCGAAAATTCCAGACCGCCGTAGCGGCGCGGGATGATCATGCCGAACAGCTTGTATTCCTTGATGAAGGCCCACACCGCGGGCGGCAGATCATATAGCTCGTGGGTGATCTCCCAGTCGTCGATCATGCCGCACAGTGTTTCCACCGGACCGTCCAGGAAGGCCTGCTCCTC containing:
- a CDS encoding acyl-CoA dehydrogenase, producing MIGFLAGVALIGVLAYFRLPFWLSAIALVLFGAALTLPGGITMTGWILWAVFLVFLIPVAIPPLRRYLVSLHVLRLLRSALPQISDTEREAIEAGSVWWDAELFSGKPDWNKLRDYPAARLSEEEQAFLDGPVETLCGMIDDWEITHELYDLPPAVWAFIKEYKLFGMIIPRRYGGLEFSALAHSEVVMKLASRSVTAAVTVMVPNSLGPAQLLLRYGTQSQRDHYLPRLATGEEIPCFALTGPLAGSDAGAIPDTGIVCRGEFEGRKDVLGIRLNWEKRYITLGPVATVLLGLAFKLYDPEHLLGEQTALGITLALIPTDTPGVEIGNRHFPMNSAFQNGPNRGRDVFIPMDWVIGGAAMIGHGWRMLVECLAEGRGISLPALSTGSGKSVSRTTGAYARVRRQFKLPIGRFEGIEEPLAEIAANAYIMEAGRRLTCAALDQGENPAVISAILKYQLTERMRRIVNDAMDIHGGSGICLGPSNYLGRVYQTLPISITVEGANILTRTLIIFGQGAIRCHPYLFDEISAAQMSDRKAALIKFDRALFGHIGFFISNIVRTAWLGLTNASLMRVPGTRVTRRYYRRLSRLSAGFALAADLAMMTLGGALKRKERLSGRFADVLANLYLGSALLKHFEEEGEPAADLPLLDCAFRMTIHRAQQSLLAVYWNLPSRWLARLLRAVTFPFGKPYAPPDDRLIHACAALLLEPSDTRDRLTQGVYITDDPTDRTGRIEYAFNCAIAAEPAEYKLRQALREGVLAVGELDDPVEAALAAGVLDADEAQCLREADASMREAIRVDEFTPEYLQGGRHADQ
- a CDS encoding acetyl-CoA C-acetyltransferase, which produces MPTSKTNRPVFIVDGSRTPFLKARGAPGPFHAADLAITAARPLLLRQPFEPEAFDEVILGCVMPGPAEANIGRVVALRLGCGDRVPAWTVQRNCASGLQSIDSAYRNIRHGHSDLVLAGGVESMSHAPILLNETMVAWLAEWQRARTLPARMRALAQLRPKHLAVVVGLLKGLTDPVVGLNMGQTAEVLAYRFGISREAMDAYAAESHQRLLRAREEGRLHEIEPLYDIRGKAYLHDDGVREDSTPEKLAKLRPVFDRKFGKVTAGNSSQITDGAAWVILASEKAVKQYDLPVLARVVDSHWAGVSPAQMGLGPVHAVAPLVKRNRLTLDKVDYMELNEAFAAQVLACLHAWQDADYCRDELGLNKPLGEYPREHLNVDGGAIGAGHPVGASGTRITLRLLHILRREKARYGISTLCIGGGQGGALLIENPEVAGA